A region of Streptomyces sp. NBC_01264 DNA encodes the following proteins:
- a CDS encoding type III polyketide synthase, which yields MTRVLAVSTAFPPHRYTQQEITDVLASCLPSGADGALLRRLHGAAQVETRHLVLPLDRYRELGDFGNTNRLFVELAVALGAEAVERALEEAGVRAEEIDLVVSTTVTGIAAPSLEARLAAQVGLRPDVKRVPMFGLGCSAGAAGLARVHDLLTGRPGSTALLLSTELCSLTLQPADTSMANLVAGSLFGDGAAALVAVGDDHTSATAQTAGSSGPVVASTRSRLYPGTGHLLGWDVGDWGFRMVLGREVPELVRLHVAEEIESFLAAHDLKPRDVTAWICHPGGPKILDALADELGLPDCALAPSRRALAATGNLSSASVLQILRDTRAAAPPPGSTGLMIAFGPGFSSELVLLAW from the coding sequence ATGACACGGGTCCTCGCGGTGAGCACGGCGTTCCCGCCACATCGCTACACGCAGCAGGAGATCACCGACGTCCTCGCTTCCTGTCTGCCGTCCGGGGCCGACGGCGCGCTCCTGCGACGGCTGCACGGGGCGGCCCAGGTGGAGACGCGTCACCTCGTCCTCCCCCTGGACCGGTACCGGGAGCTCGGCGACTTCGGCAACACCAACCGCCTCTTCGTCGAACTCGCCGTCGCCCTGGGTGCCGAAGCGGTCGAGCGGGCACTCGAGGAGGCTGGGGTGCGGGCCGAGGAGATCGACCTGGTCGTCTCGACGACCGTAACCGGCATCGCGGCGCCTTCCCTGGAGGCCCGGCTGGCCGCGCAGGTCGGCCTGCGGCCCGACGTCAAGCGGGTACCGATGTTCGGACTCGGCTGCTCCGCCGGTGCGGCGGGGCTGGCCCGGGTCCACGACCTCCTCACAGGCCGGCCGGGCTCCACGGCGCTCCTTCTGTCCACCGAACTGTGCTCACTCACCTTGCAGCCAGCGGACACCTCGATGGCGAATCTGGTGGCGGGAAGCCTGTTCGGGGACGGGGCCGCCGCGCTGGTGGCGGTCGGTGACGACCACACCTCCGCTACAGCGCAAACGGCCGGCTCGTCCGGACCGGTGGTCGCGTCCACGCGCAGCCGCCTGTACCCGGGGACCGGGCACCTGCTGGGCTGGGACGTCGGCGACTGGGGCTTCCGCATGGTTCTCGGCCGGGAGGTCCCCGAGCTCGTCCGCCTGCACGTGGCGGAGGAGATCGAGTCCTTCCTCGCCGCACACGACCTCAAGCCGCGGGACGTCACGGCCTGGATCTGCCATCCCGGCGGCCCGAAGATCCTGGACGCGCTCGCCGACGAGCTCGGCCTGCCGGACTGCGCCCTGGCCCCCTCCCGCCGAGCGCTGGCCGCCACGGGAAACCTGTCCTCCGCCTCGGTGCTGCAGATCCTGCGCGACACCCGCGCCGCGGCGCCGCCGCCGGGGTCGACAGGCCTGATGATCGCCTTCGGTCCGGGCTTCTCCTCCGAACTCGTCCTGCTGGCCTGGTGA
- a CDS encoding isoprenylcysteine carboxyl methyltransferase family protein, producing the protein MTPYTVLILLVVAERFAELSVARRNGAWSRARGGLEYGAGHYPAMVALHTALLLGCLVEPWAADRPFLPLLGWPALVLVLASQGLRWWCISALGPRWNTRVLIVPGLPLITRGPYRYLRHPNYVAVAVEGMALPLVHTAWVTALGFTVLNAALLTVRIRCEDDALAPARPLPVPGAAP; encoded by the coding sequence ATGACGCCGTACACCGTGCTGATCCTGCTCGTGGTCGCCGAACGGTTCGCGGAACTCTCCGTGGCGCGCCGCAACGGCGCCTGGAGCCGGGCCCGGGGCGGCCTCGAATACGGAGCCGGGCACTACCCGGCGATGGTCGCCCTGCACACGGCCCTACTGCTCGGCTGCCTCGTGGAGCCCTGGGCGGCCGACCGCCCCTTCCTGCCCCTGCTCGGCTGGCCCGCACTGGTCCTCGTACTGGCTTCCCAGGGGCTGCGGTGGTGGTGCATCAGCGCCCTCGGCCCCCGCTGGAACACCCGCGTACTGATCGTCCCCGGCCTTCCGCTGATCACCCGCGGCCCCTACCGGTACCTGCGTCACCCCAATTACGTGGCGGTCGCCGTCGAGGGCATGGCCCTTCCCCTGGTGCACACCGCCTGGGTGACCGCCCTGGGCTTCACAGTCCTCAACGCCGCCCTGCTGACCGTACGCATCCGCTGCGAGGACGACGCGCTGGCTCCCGCACGCCCGCTCCCCGTCCCGGGCGCGGCCCCGTGA